A single genomic interval of Lathyrus oleraceus cultivar Zhongwan6 chromosome 7, CAAS_Psat_ZW6_1.0, whole genome shotgun sequence harbors:
- the LOC127105596 gene encoding glutathione S-transferase T1 isoform X1, translating into MEKKLKVYADRMSQPSRAVLTFCRLNGIEFEEIKIDTSKRHQLSPQYTDVNPLRKVPAIVHGNFNLSESHAILVYLVSAFPGIADHWYPTDVFRRAKIQSVLDWHHSNLRYGADHYVINTVLGPALGHPLNPKAASEAEKVLSSSLSNLEKIWLNGNGRFLLGGSQPSIADLSLVCELVQLEVLDEKDRDRILSPYKKVVRWIEDTRAATNPHFDQVHNILFRVKMKLQHPRSMDAEAGTETSSKMGRHSKM; encoded by the exons ATGGAGAAGAAGCTGAAGGTGTATGCAGATCGTATGTCCCAACCATCTCGAGCAGTTCTTACATTCTGCAG GTTGAACGGAATCGAGTTTGAGGAGATCAAAATTGACACTTCCAAACGCCACCAATTATCTCCACAATACACCG ATGTAAACCCTCTCCGGAAAGTTCCAGCTATTGTCCATGGGAACTTCAATCTCTCCGAGAG TCATGCAATCCTTGTCTATCTTGTTTCTGCTTTTCCTGGAATAGCTGACCATTG GTATCCAACTGATGTTTTCAGAAGAGCCAAAATTCAGTCAGTATTGGATTGGCATCACTCCAATTTACGATATGGAGCAG ATCATTATGTAATAAACACTGTATTAGGACCTGCACTTGGTCATCCACTGAATCCAAAAGCAGCTTCTGAAGCAGAGAAAGTTTTATCATCTTCTTTATCAAATCTAGAGAAAATTTGGCTAAATGGAAATGGACGATTCCTTCTTGGTGGCTCACAACCGTCTATAGCAGATCTCAGTCTGGTGTGTGAACTAGTACAACTTGAG GTTTTGGATGAGAAAGATCGCGATCGAATACTATCTCCATACAAGAAAGTTGTTCGGTGGATTGAGGATACAAGAGCCGCAACAAATCCTCACTTTGACCAAGTGCATAACATCCTTTTCAGAGTTAAAATGAAACTCCAACACCCGCGTTCAATGGATGCTGAAGCTGGGACTGAGACGAGCAGCAAGATGGGGAGGCATTCCAAGATGTGA
- the LOC127105596 gene encoding glutathione S-transferase T1 isoform X4, with protein sequence MEKKLKVYADRMSQPSRAVLTFCSHAILVYLVSAFPGIADHWYPTDVFRRAKIQSVLDWHHSNLRYGADHYVINTVLGPALGHPLNPKAASEAEKVLSSSLSNLEKIWLNGNGRFLLGGSQPSIADLSLVCELVQLEVLDEKDRDRILSPYKKVVRWIEDTRAATNPHFDQVHNILFRVKMKLQHPRSMDAEAGTETSSKMGRHSKM encoded by the exons ATGGAGAAGAAGCTGAAGGTGTATGCAGATCGTATGTCCCAACCATCTCGAGCAGTTCTTACATTCTGCAG TCATGCAATCCTTGTCTATCTTGTTTCTGCTTTTCCTGGAATAGCTGACCATTG GTATCCAACTGATGTTTTCAGAAGAGCCAAAATTCAGTCAGTATTGGATTGGCATCACTCCAATTTACGATATGGAGCAG ATCATTATGTAATAAACACTGTATTAGGACCTGCACTTGGTCATCCACTGAATCCAAAAGCAGCTTCTGAAGCAGAGAAAGTTTTATCATCTTCTTTATCAAATCTAGAGAAAATTTGGCTAAATGGAAATGGACGATTCCTTCTTGGTGGCTCACAACCGTCTATAGCAGATCTCAGTCTGGTGTGTGAACTAGTACAACTTGAG GTTTTGGATGAGAAAGATCGCGATCGAATACTATCTCCATACAAGAAAGTTGTTCGGTGGATTGAGGATACAAGAGCCGCAACAAATCCTCACTTTGACCAAGTGCATAACATCCTTTTCAGAGTTAAAATGAAACTCCAACACCCGCGTTCAATGGATGCTGAAGCTGGGACTGAGACGAGCAGCAAGATGGGGAGGCATTCCAAGATGTGA
- the LOC127105596 gene encoding glutathione S-transferase T1 isoform X2 codes for MEKKLKVYADRMSQPSRAVLTFCRLNGIEFEEIKIDTSKRHQLSPQYTDVNPLRKVPAIVHGNFNLSERYPTDVFRRAKIQSVLDWHHSNLRYGADHYVINTVLGPALGHPLNPKAASEAEKVLSSSLSNLEKIWLNGNGRFLLGGSQPSIADLSLVCELVQLEVLDEKDRDRILSPYKKVVRWIEDTRAATNPHFDQVHNILFRVKMKLQHPRSMDAEAGTETSSKMGRHSKM; via the exons ATGGAGAAGAAGCTGAAGGTGTATGCAGATCGTATGTCCCAACCATCTCGAGCAGTTCTTACATTCTGCAG GTTGAACGGAATCGAGTTTGAGGAGATCAAAATTGACACTTCCAAACGCCACCAATTATCTCCACAATACACCG ATGTAAACCCTCTCCGGAAAGTTCCAGCTATTGTCCATGGGAACTTCAATCTCTCCGAGAG GTATCCAACTGATGTTTTCAGAAGAGCCAAAATTCAGTCAGTATTGGATTGGCATCACTCCAATTTACGATATGGAGCAG ATCATTATGTAATAAACACTGTATTAGGACCTGCACTTGGTCATCCACTGAATCCAAAAGCAGCTTCTGAAGCAGAGAAAGTTTTATCATCTTCTTTATCAAATCTAGAGAAAATTTGGCTAAATGGAAATGGACGATTCCTTCTTGGTGGCTCACAACCGTCTATAGCAGATCTCAGTCTGGTGTGTGAACTAGTACAACTTGAG GTTTTGGATGAGAAAGATCGCGATCGAATACTATCTCCATACAAGAAAGTTGTTCGGTGGATTGAGGATACAAGAGCCGCAACAAATCCTCACTTTGACCAAGTGCATAACATCCTTTTCAGAGTTAAAATGAAACTCCAACACCCGCGTTCAATGGATGCTGAAGCTGGGACTGAGACGAGCAGCAAGATGGGGAGGCATTCCAAGATGTGA
- the LOC127105596 gene encoding glutathione S-transferase T1 isoform X3, with protein MQIVCPNHLEQFLHSADVNPLRKVPAIVHGNFNLSESHAILVYLVSAFPGIADHWYPTDVFRRAKIQSVLDWHHSNLRYGADHYVINTVLGPALGHPLNPKAASEAEKVLSSSLSNLEKIWLNGNGRFLLGGSQPSIADLSLVCELVQLEVLDEKDRDRILSPYKKVVRWIEDTRAATNPHFDQVHNILFRVKMKLQHPRSMDAEAGTETSSKMGRHSKM; from the exons ATGCAGATCGTATGTCCCAACCATCTCGAGCAGTTCTTACATTCTGCAG ATGTAAACCCTCTCCGGAAAGTTCCAGCTATTGTCCATGGGAACTTCAATCTCTCCGAGAG TCATGCAATCCTTGTCTATCTTGTTTCTGCTTTTCCTGGAATAGCTGACCATTG GTATCCAACTGATGTTTTCAGAAGAGCCAAAATTCAGTCAGTATTGGATTGGCATCACTCCAATTTACGATATGGAGCAG ATCATTATGTAATAAACACTGTATTAGGACCTGCACTTGGTCATCCACTGAATCCAAAAGCAGCTTCTGAAGCAGAGAAAGTTTTATCATCTTCTTTATCAAATCTAGAGAAAATTTGGCTAAATGGAAATGGACGATTCCTTCTTGGTGGCTCACAACCGTCTATAGCAGATCTCAGTCTGGTGTGTGAACTAGTACAACTTGAG GTTTTGGATGAGAAAGATCGCGATCGAATACTATCTCCATACAAGAAAGTTGTTCGGTGGATTGAGGATACAAGAGCCGCAACAAATCCTCACTTTGACCAAGTGCATAACATCCTTTTCAGAGTTAAAATGAAACTCCAACACCCGCGTTCAATGGATGCTGAAGCTGGGACTGAGACGAGCAGCAAGATGGGGAGGCATTCCAAGATGTGA
- the LOC127105596 gene encoding glutathione S-transferase T1 isoform X5: MQIVCPNHLEQFLHSADVNPLRKVPAIVHGNFNLSERYPTDVFRRAKIQSVLDWHHSNLRYGADHYVINTVLGPALGHPLNPKAASEAEKVLSSSLSNLEKIWLNGNGRFLLGGSQPSIADLSLVCELVQLEVLDEKDRDRILSPYKKVVRWIEDTRAATNPHFDQVHNILFRVKMKLQHPRSMDAEAGTETSSKMGRHSKM, from the exons ATGCAGATCGTATGTCCCAACCATCTCGAGCAGTTCTTACATTCTGCAG ATGTAAACCCTCTCCGGAAAGTTCCAGCTATTGTCCATGGGAACTTCAATCTCTCCGAGAG GTATCCAACTGATGTTTTCAGAAGAGCCAAAATTCAGTCAGTATTGGATTGGCATCACTCCAATTTACGATATGGAGCAG ATCATTATGTAATAAACACTGTATTAGGACCTGCACTTGGTCATCCACTGAATCCAAAAGCAGCTTCTGAAGCAGAGAAAGTTTTATCATCTTCTTTATCAAATCTAGAGAAAATTTGGCTAAATGGAAATGGACGATTCCTTCTTGGTGGCTCACAACCGTCTATAGCAGATCTCAGTCTGGTGTGTGAACTAGTACAACTTGAG GTTTTGGATGAGAAAGATCGCGATCGAATACTATCTCCATACAAGAAAGTTGTTCGGTGGATTGAGGATACAAGAGCCGCAACAAATCCTCACTTTGACCAAGTGCATAACATCCTTTTCAGAGTTAAAATGAAACTCCAACACCCGCGTTCAATGGATGCTGAAGCTGGGACTGAGACGAGCAGCAAGATGGGGAGGCATTCCAAGATGTGA
- the LOC127102040 gene encoding uncharacterized protein LOC127102040 encodes MVCGTPFGGHDWFCDSISCKLGRGNSILFWKHCWLGNSSLKLLFPRLFEVCSFPNALVINCGLWENVGWSWKVGVDSTLLVGELLEDWKELIEILKDVKPCMNGVDKLIWWRDVGGFSVRNAFKRLYTLNMAIPTGSDFRFCELKRLWKATIPWKVKLFWWRWILGALPTRKELWHRGVILGVEASFCPLCDLEEEFVGHLFLKCGKVKSIWKEVFSWFGMDFDVLLESSDIDTIVTGEDVLLFLSNSLDGRVKSSFFAFIWSLVCWSIWNARNNLVFEHSNWNVVEILLFIKSIGWDWISILSKGNIDINRDLWFVNPSNFIGL; translated from the coding sequence ATGGTTTGTGGAACTCCTTTTGGCGGTCATGATTGGTTTTGTGATTCAATTTCTTGTAAATTGGGAAGAGGCAATTCTATTCTTTTTTGGAAGCATTGTTGGTTGGGAAATAGTTCTCTTAAGCTTCTTTTTCCTCGTTTATTTGAGGTTTGTTCTTTTCCTAATGCTCTTGTGATTAATTGTGGTTTATGGGAGAATGTGGGTTGGAGTTGGAAGGTGGGTGTTGATTCTACCTTATTAGTAGGTGAATTATTGGAGGATTGGAAGGAGTTAATAGAGATCCTAAAGGATGTGAAACCGTGTATGAATGGGGTTGATAAATTAATTTGGTGGAGAGATGTGGGGGGTTTTTCGGTTAGGAATGCATTTAAACGATTGTATACTTTGAATATGGCTATTCCTACTGGTAGTGATTTTAGATTTTGTGAACTTAAAAGATTATGGAAAGCTACTATTCCGTGGAAAGTCAAGTTGTTTTGGTGGAGATGGATCTTGGGAGCCTTACCGACGAGAAAAGAACTTTGGCATAGAGGTGTGATTTTAGGGGTGGAAGCTTCTTTTTGTCCCTTATGTGATTTAGAAGAGGAATTTGTTGGTCACCTTTTTCTTAAGTGTGGTAAAGTTAAATCTATCTGGAAGGAAGTGTTCTCGTGGTTTGgaatggattttgatgttctATTGGAAAGTTCGGATATTGATACTATTGTTACCGGAGAAGATGTGCTTTTATTTCTATCAAATTCTTTGGATGGTAGAGTGAAGTCATCTTTTTTCGCTTTTATTTGGTCTTTGGTTTGTTGGAGCATTTGGAATGCTAGAAATAATTTGGTCTTTGAACATTCTAATTGGAATGTGGTTGAGATTTTATTGTTTATTAAATCAATTGGGTGGGATTGGATTTCTATTTTGTCTAAGGGGAATATAGATATTAATAGAGATTTATGGTTTGTTAATCCTTCTAATTTCATTGGATTGTAA